From Hyla sarda isolate aHylSar1 chromosome 1 unlocalized genomic scaffold, aHylSar1.hap1 SUPER_1_unloc_8, whole genome shotgun sequence, one genomic window encodes:
- the LOC130298281 gene encoding oocyte zinc finger protein XlCOF22-like produces MEEWEYVEGHKDHYKDQVMMEDQQPLTSPVRSSKRTAPERCPRPLDEQNMEDITTGKDLIYIKATDIKEEEETDVSSDEQYKEDISTEHDLIYINATDIKEEQETDMSGDEQYKEDIPTGKDMIYINATDIKEEEETDVSGNEQYKEDIPTGKDLIYINATDIKVEEKTDVSGDEQYKEDILTGKDLDNINATDMKEEETDVNSDEQYKEDIPTSNHPDSCTRRSEENLISSDYKADDDITQDTYEEHSIIPDTPSALHSQDLSSHPYIQVLSSHSSQKDHRRGVGHQRAHTGKKTYSCSECGKCFPFKSSLVTHQRTHTREKPFSCSECGKCFPAKTNLVQHQRTHTGEKLFSCSECEKCFTNKSYLVVHQRTHTGEKPFSCSECGKCFTQQSHLAVHQRTHTGVKPFSCSECRKCFTDKSNLVQHQKTHTGEKLFPCSQITEKSSLVYHQKTHIGEKLFSCSECGKCFTEKSSLVTHERTHTGEKPFSCSECGKCFTKKSYRVEHQRTHTGEKPFSCSECGKCFTCKSNLVRHQITHTGEKSFPCSECGKCYSMKSSLVNHQRTHTGEKPFLCSACGKCFTGRSSLVYHQKTHTGEKPFLCSECGKCFTDKSGLVHHQKTHTGVKPFLCLECGKYFIQKSELVKHERTHTGEANSEQ; encoded by the exons atggaggagtgggagtatgtagaaggacacaaggatcattacaaggatcaggtcatgatggaggatcagcagcccctcacatcaccag tcagatccagtaagagaacagcaccagagaggtgtccccgtcctcttgatgagcagaatatggaggacattactacagggaaagatctgatctatattaaggctacagacataaaggaagaagaagagacagatgtgagcagtgatgagcagtataaggaggacatttctacagaGCATGATctcatctatattaatgctacagacataaaggaagaacaagagacagatatgagcggtgatgagcagtataaggaggacattcctacagggaaagatatgatctatattaatgctacagacataaaggaagaagaagagactgatgtgagcggtaatgagcagtataaggaggacattcctacagggaaagatctgatctatattaatgctacagacataaaggtagaagaaaaaacagatgtgagcggtgatgagcagtataaagaGGACATTCTGACAGGAAAAGATCTGGATAATATTAATGCTACTGAtatgaaggaagaagagacagatgtgaacagtgatgagcagtataaggaggacattcctacaagtaaccacccag attcttgtaccaggagatcagaggagaatcttatatcttcagattataaagcagatgatgatatcacacaagatacatatgaagaacattccattatcccagatacaccctcagcccttcacagccaagatctctcatctcatccttatatacaggtcctgtcttctcattcatCACAGAAAgatcacagaaggggtgttggacatcaacgagctcatacaggaaagaaaacatattcatgctcagaatgtgggaaatgttttccttttaaatcaagtcttgttacacatcaaagaactcacacaagagagaagccattttcatgttcagaatgtgggaaatgttttcctgcgaaaacaaatcttgttcaacatcaaagaactcacacaggggagaagctattttcatgttcagaatgtgagaaatgttttactaataaatcatatcttgttgtacatcaaagaactcacacaggggagaaaccattttcatgctcagaatgtggaaaatgttttactcagcaatcgcATCTtgctgtacatcaaagaactcacacaggggtgaaaccattttcatgttcagaatgtagaaagtgttttactgacaaatcaaatcttgttcaacatcaaaaaactcacaccgGGGAGAAGCTTTTTCCGTGTTCACAAATTActgagaaatcaagtcttgtttatcatcaaaaaactcacataggagagaagctattttcatgttcagaatgtggaaaatgttttactgagaaatcaagtcttgttacacatgaaagaactcacacaggagagaagccattttcatgttcagaatgtggaaaatgttttactaaaaaatcatatcgtgttgaacatcagagaactcacacaggggagaagccattttcatgttcagaatgtggaaaatgctttacttgtaaatcaaatcttgttagacatcagataactcacactggagagaagtcatttccatgttcagaatgtggaaaatgttattctatgaaatcaagtcttgttaatcatcaaagaactcacacaggtgagaagccatttttatgttcagcatgtggaaaatgtttcactGGGAGATCAAGTCTTGTTtatcatcaaaaaactcacacaggagagaagccatttttatgttcagaatgtggaaaatgttttactgacaaatcaggtcttgttcatcatcaaaaaactcacacaggggtgAAGCCATTTCTGtgtttagaatgtggaaaatattttattcagaaatcagaacttgttaaacatgaaagaactcacacaggagaagccaattcagagcaataa